From Jiangella mangrovi:
GAGCTGTTCAAGACGGCCGCCGAGACCGACGAGTACGCCCAGCGCATCTCCGACCTGCCCGGCGCCATCGGCGTCACCTACACGCACGACGAGGTCATGGAGATCGTGAACAACACCCTCGAGTTCGCCGAACCGGTGGTGCGCGAGCTCGGGCTCCACTACGACCAGCAGTGACGACGTTCCTCTCGGGAGAGTGACGATGGCAGAGCGGCCGACCGGCATCGACGTCCACGCCCACCTGTTCCCGCAGTCGGCGGTGTCCGCCGCGGAACACGGACAGGACTGGTTCGGAGTCCCGATGTCCCTGAACGAGCAGGGGCGGCCGGTCGCGTCGCTGAACGGCAAGTCGGTGGCGTTCGGGTCGCCGGTGCACCTCGAGCCACCGGAGCGCCGGGTCGAGCGGATGACCGCGATGGGCGTGGCTCGTCAGCTCGTCTCCGTCCTGCCGCCGCTGTACCAGTACGGTCGCGACGGGGCGCAGCGCTCGGCTGCGCTGCGCTCCGTCAACGACGAGATCACGGCCATGACGGCGGCGTTCCCGGACCGCTTCGGCGGGCTGGCCGCACTGCCGCTGCCCGACGTCGACCTGGCGCTGGCGGAGCTGAAACGCACGCACGACCTCGGCTTCGCCGGCATCGCCGTCGGCACGCACGTCAACGGCGTGAACTGGGACGCCGAGGCGCTGTTCCCCGTGCTGGAGGCCGCCGAGGCGCTGCGGTCGCTCGTGCTGATCCACCCGGTCTTCCCGCGCTGCGGCGACGCCGTGCGCGGGCACTACCTGCACAACCTCATCGGCAACCCGTACGAGACGGCGGTCGCGGTGGCGTCCCTGGTGCTCGGCGGCGTGCTGGACCGGCTGCCTGACCTGCGGATCGTGCTGGCGCACGGCGGCGGGTACACCGCGTTCGGCATCGGGCGCATCGACCACGGGCGGCGGGTGCGCGCCGAGATCACGCAGCCGGCGGGGGTGCCGAGCGACTACCTGAAGGCGCTGTACTTCGACACGCTGACGCACTCGGAGCCGGCGCTGCGGTACCTGGTCGACGAGGTCGGTGCGTCGCAGGTGGTGCTCGGCACCGACTACCCCTCCGACATGGGCGACGACGACCCCGTGCGGCGGCTGGAGTCGTACGCGTGGTTGTCCGGCGAGGACCGCGCGCTCATCGTGTCAGGCAACGCCCAGCGCCTCCTGGGGGACGGATGAGCTCGGCCCAGCGCAAGGACGCGAGGCCGGCGGAAGGTGAGCTGACGCCGTCGTCGACGGAGGAACCGGTGGAGCCGGAGCTGCCGCCGACGGTGGAGGACCCGGACCCGACCGTCGACCGGCGCATCGACATGGCGGTCGCGGCCGCCGGCGGCGGGATCGGCGTGCTGCTGATCGTGTCGTCGCGCGACATCCACCGCGGCAGCGTCAGCGACCCGATCGGCTCTGACGGGCTGGCGATCGTGCTCGGCGCGTGGCTGATCGTCGGCGCACTGCTGCTGATCGGACGGCGGCTGCTGGCGTGGCGGCGGTCGGGGAACCAGGTGCCGTCGGACGGCGCGGGCGACGAGTTCGGGCTGCCGGCGTCGCCGCTGCGCTCGTTCGTCATGTGGGCGGCCGGGTTCGGCTGGGTGTTCCTGCTCCCCCGCGTCGGCTTCATGGTGTCGTCGCTGCTGCTGTCGGTCTTCGGGCTGGTCGCCATGGGCGTGCGCTCCTGGATGAAGCTGACCGTCGTCCCGGTGGTCTTCACGATCGTGATGTGGGTGCTGTTCAACCGGGTGTTCGGCGTGCAGTACCCGGCCGGCCCCGTCGACCTCTTCTTCGCCGACCTCATCCCCAGGGTGCGGCTGTGACGGACGCTGTGACGGACTGGGAGCGGGCATGGACCTCGCGCTGAACTCGCTCGGCCACGCGGTCGAGCTGCTCACGCACCCGGCGGTGCTGTTCGCCATCGCCGTCGCCGTGGTGTGGGGCGCCTGCTGCGGCGTCCTGCCCGGCGTCGGGTCGGGCCTGGGCATCGGCGTCGTCGTGCCGCTCACCTTCAGCATGGACGCCGTCACGGCGGTCGCGTTCCTGGTGACGATCAGCGTCGCCGTCTCGTTCTCGAACAGTCTGCCGGCCGTGCTGCTGGGCGTGCCCGCGTCGCCGGCCGCGTTCCTGACGGCGATCGACGGCTACGCGCTGCACAAGCAGGGCAAGAGCGGGCTGGCGCTGGGCAGCACCCTGTTCGGCGCCGTGCTGGGGCAACTGGTGAGCATCCCGTTCTTCGTGCTGCTGGTGGTGCCGCTGTCGACGCTGACCTACACGTTCCTCTCCCCCGAGCTGTTCGCGTTGTACTGCCTGGGGTTGGTCGCTGTGGTGTCGTTGACGGGCAAGAACGTCATCAAGGGGCTGATGGCGGCGGCGCTCGGCGTGGCGATCTCACTCGTCGGCCCCGACCCGGTCAACGCCGTCGCCCGGTTCTCGTTCGACGTGCCCGAACTGCGCGGCGGCTTCCAGACGATCCCCGCCGTCCTCGGCCTGGTGACGATCAGCGAGATCATCCGCAGCATGCGCCAGAACTACAACTGGGAGGACATCCTCCCGACCTCGAAGTCCATGGCGCGCTTCCCCGGCTTCCGCGCGTTGAAGCCGATCTACCGGCCGGTCGCGACCGGCGCGCTCATCGGGACGCTCATCGGCGCGATCCCCGGCATGAGCGGCACGGCGTCGGCGGTGATGTCGTACCAGCAGGCGAAACTGACGTCGAAGACGCCGGAGAAGTTCGGCAAGGGCAGCATCGAGGGCGTCGCCGCCAACGAGTCCGCCGCCAACGCGTCGCAGGCCGGCGAGATGGTGCCGACGCTCGGCCTCGGCATCCCCGGCAGCGACTCGATGGTCCTGGTGCTCGGCGCGCTGATGCTGCAGGGCTTCGTGCCCGGCCCCATGCTCATGCAGGAGTCGCCGGAATTGCTGCACGCGACGGTGGCGGGGCTCTTGGGCGGGTCGCTGCTGCTGCTCGCGTTCGGCTGGCCGCTGGCCCGGCTGCTGCTGCGGGTCATCCACCTGGACCGGCGGGTGATCCTGCCGCTGGTCTTCGTCGTGACCCACGTCGGCATCTACTCGCTGCGCCAGTCGCTGTTCGACGTGATCGTGCTGCTGGGCTTCGGGATCATCGGCTACTTCATGATCCGCTACGGGTACTCCACGGCGGCCGCGGCGATCGGCTTGCTGCTCGGCGCCGGGTTCGAGTCCAACCTCCGGCAGGGCATGCTGCTGGCGGACTCGTCGTTCTGGCAGTTCGTGTCGCGCCCCTGGACGGCGTCGATCCTGCTGGCCGCGCTGGCGCTGCTGGCGTACGGCATCTACGGCACGGTGAAGACCACGCGGCGCGAGCGCGCCCAGCTCGCCGCTGCGCAGAACCAGCCGCCCGTGTAGCCGGACCCGAGTTGATCATGGAGAAAGTCGGCCCTGGCCTGACCGGAGAGCCGACCTTCTCCATGATCAACTCTGTCGGGGCGTGGGTTGTCTCACATTTCAAGCGCGTTCTGCTCATCATGTGAGATTCAGTTTGGAGACCACTGGTCCAAACGGGAAGATGGACGCATGTCTCGCGCTTCGTCCGACACCGCCCGCTTCGTGACCACGGCCCCGTCCGGCCGCGGCATGTGCATGCGCCCGTGTCCGATGCGAATGCGCCGCTGCCACTGACGCCGTCCGTGCGTCGCTGAGGCACCACCCGTCACCACCCACCCCACCGGGACCGGCCGGCGACCCCGTCGCGCCCGGAACCGGGGACCTTCCGCGCCCATCCCGCGCACCCGTCACCCTCATCAAGGAGTACGCACGCCATGAACCGCCGCCTCACCCTGACCCTCGCCACCACCGCCGCTGCCGCCACCCTGCTGGCCGCGTGCGGCGGGGGCGACACCGAGACCGCGTCCGGCGAGTCCGGCGACCCGATCCGCATCGGCGTGGTCGGCGCCAGCGAGGACTACTGGTCCGCCTTCACCGAGCTCGCCGACGAGGAGGGGATCGACGTCGAGCTGGTGAACTTCACCGACTACACGCAGCCCAACCCGGCGCTGTCGCAGGGCCAGCTCGACCTCAACCAGTTCCAGCACCTGCAGTATCTGGCCGCCTACAACGTGTCGAACGACGACGACCTGACGCCCATCGGCGCGACGGCGATCTACCCGCTTGGGCTGTACTCGCAGAAGCACCAGTCGATCGAGGACATCCCGGACGGTGGCCAGGTCGCGATCCCGAACGACGAGACCAACCAGGCCCGCGCGCTGCTCGTCCTGCAGGACGCCGGCCTGATCACCCTCGAGGGCGGCGGCAGCTCGACGTCGCTGCCGTCGGACGTCGTCGAGGCGGAGTCGAAGGTGACCGTCACCCCCGTCGCCGCCGAGCAGACGGCGGCGGCGCTCAGCAGCGTCGACGCGTCGGTGATCAACAACGACTTCGTCGCCGATGCCGGGCTGGAGCCCAAGGACGCGCTGTACCAGGACCAGGCCGACAGCCCCGGCGCCCGCCCGTACATCAACGTGTGGGTCGCCCGGTCCGACGACGTCGACAATGACACGTTCCAAAGGCTGGTCGAGCTGTACCACTCGCCGGAGGTCGAGGACGCGTCCTCGCAGGCGTCCGGCGGCACTGCGGTGTTCACGGACAACCCGGCCGGCGAGCTGAGCGACATCCTCGACGGCATCCAGACGGACCTCGCCGCGCACTGATGGCTCCCCTGATCAGCTTCCAGGACGTCAGTAAGGTCTTCGGGTCCGGAGCCGCCGCCGTCCGCGCGGTCGACGGCGTCAGCCTCGACATCGAGGCGGGCGAGATCTTCGGCGTCATCGGCTACTCCGGTGCCGGCAAGAGCACGCTGGTCCGGCTGGTCAACGCGCTCGAGGCGGTGACGTCCGGCCGGCTGCTCGTCGACGGTCAGGACGTCACCGCCCTGCGGGAGACCGAGCTGCGCCGCGTGCGGGCGGGCATCGGCATGGTGTTCCAGCAGTTCAACCTGCTGAACTCGCGCACCGTCGCCGGCAATGTGGCGTACCCGCTGAAGGTCGCCGGCTGGCCGCGGGAGAAGCGGGCCGCGCGGGTCGCCGAGCTGCTCGACTACGTCGGCATCGCGGACAAGGCGAAGGCCTACCCGCGGCAGCTGTCGGGCGGGCAGAAGCAGCGGGTCGGCATCGCCCGGGCGCTGGCGACGTCACCGCGGATCCTGCTCGCCGACGAGGCCACCAGCGCGCTGGACCCGGACACCACGCAGGACGTGCTGGCGCTGTTGAGACGTGTCAACCGCGAGCTCGGCGTCACGATCGTCGTCATCACGCACGAGATGGACGTCATCCGCTCGATCGCCCACCGGGTCGCCGTCATGGAGGCCGGAAGGGTGGTCGAGCACGGCCCCGTCTACGACGTGTTCGCCGCGCCGCGCGAGCGGGCCACCCGCCGGTTCGTCGCGACGACGCTGAAGGACCGGCCGACGCCCGAGGCGCTGGACCGCCTGCGACACCGTCACCCCGGCCGGATGATCACCGTCACCATCAGGGAGGCGGGCGTCGATGTGACGGCGTCCCTGCGGTCGCACGGCGTCGACGGCACGATCGTGTTCGGCGGCATCACCGAGATCGACGAGCGCCCGTTCGGCTCCCTGACGCTGGAGCTGAGCGGTTCCGACGAGGCGATCTCCGCGTTGATCGCGGACCTGCGCGGTCGCACCGAGGTCGACGACCTCGGGACGGCGGCGGTCGCGGGGGTGCGCTCGTGAACCGCGACTGGTCGGAGCTGTCGCCGATCCTGTGGGAGTCGGTCCGCGAGACCCTCTACATCGTCGGCGTGACGGTGGGCGCCGGCGGCCTGCTGGGGCTGGTGCTGGGCGTGCTGCTGTACGCGACCCGGCGCGGCAACCTGCTCGAGAACGCCGTCGTCTTCACCATCCTGAACGTCGCCGTCAACGTCGTCCGGCCGATCCCGTTCATCATCTTCATCACCGCGGTCGGGCCGGTGACGCTCGCCGTCGTCGGCACCACGATCGGCAACGACGCGGTCATCTTCGCCATGTCGATCATGGCGACGTTCGTGACCGCCCGCATCGTCGAGCAGAACCTCGTCGCCACCGACCCCGGCGTCGTCGAGGCGGCCCGCGCGATGGGCGCGTCGCGGCTGCGGATCCTGGTGACGGTGCTCGTGCCGGAGGCGCTCGCGCCGCTCATCCTCGGCTACACGTTCCTGCTCATCGGCATCGTGGACATGTCCGCGCTGGCCGGCTACGTGGGCGGCGGCGGGCTGGGCAACTTCGCCATCGTGTACGGCTACCAGCGGTTCAACTGGGAGGTCACGCTGGTCACCGTGCTGGTGATCATCGGGATGGTCCAACTGGCGCAGCTGCTGGGAAACTGGCTGGCGCGTAAGGCACTGCACCGCTGACTCGTCGGGTGCCCGCCGCCTAGGGTGGGGCGATGCCGCTGCGGAACGGACCGTCCGGGTACGGCCTCGTCACCAAGTCGCTGCACTGACTGACGGTGGCCGCGCTGGTCCTGCAGTTCACCATCGGCTACGGCATCGACGCGGTGTCCGCGTGGGTGACGGGCACCGACGACAGCGACTCCGACGAGGCGGCCGTGTTCGTGCACGGCTGGCTCGGCGGGGTGATCGTGGTGCTGACGCTGGTGCGGCTGGCCTGGCGGGCCGGCACTCCCCTGCCGCCGTGGTCCTCGCGGCTGACCGACGGCGACCGCCGGGTCGAGGCGTGGGTCGAGCGGCTCATGTATGCGGCGCTGTTCGTGGTCCCGGCGTCCGGGTTCGCGCTGCTGTACCTCTCCGGCGAGGAGCGCGACGTCGCCGAGGACCGCGAGTGGCAGCCGCCCTTCGACGTGGTCTCGGACGACACCGCCCTCGCCGTCCACGTCGGCGGGCACGTGGTGTTGTACGCGGCGCTCGCCGTCCACGTCGGCCTCGCCCTCCGCCGTCGCACCCTGACCCGCATGTTCTGACGGCGCCCGCCCTCGCCCATGATCATCAACCTTTTGTGCTGTCCTGACGACGCAAAAGGTTGATGATCATGAGCGGCGCGGAGGGACGGGGCGGCCGTCGGGGGTGAAGCGGCGGCGGACGCCGAAGGACTGCGGCGCCGGGCCGTACCGGCGCAAGTGGTCGAGGCGGCGCAGCGCGTCGCCCATCGTGGGCTCGGCGCCGTCGGCCACCCACCAGAGCGCCACGTACGGCGACGGCGTCGGCTCGAACCACGAGGCCCGCCGCCGGACCAGGCCGCCGTGCCGGCTCCGGTACACGAACGCGTGCAGGTGCTCGTAGGTCTGCCACACCGACACGTTCACCACCAGCCGCGCATCGCCGTCGGCGACGGGCACCGGGCCGTGCGCCGCGCGCAGCCGCCACACGAACCCGGGGCTCGCCTCGGCCAGCAGGTTCACGCCGTCGACGGCAGCCTCGAACCCGGCCAGGTGCGGCGAGCCGAGGTCCCACCGCAGCCGGGCGACGTTCACCTGCGCCAGC
This genomic window contains:
- a CDS encoding amidohydrolase family protein; this encodes MAERPTGIDVHAHLFPQSAVSAAEHGQDWFGVPMSLNEQGRPVASLNGKSVAFGSPVHLEPPERRVERMTAMGVARQLVSVLPPLYQYGRDGAQRSAALRSVNDEITAMTAAFPDRFGGLAALPLPDVDLALAELKRTHDLGFAGIAVGTHVNGVNWDAEALFPVLEAAEALRSLVLIHPVFPRCGDAVRGHYLHNLIGNPYETAVAVASLVLGGVLDRLPDLRIVLAHGGGYTAFGIGRIDHGRRVRAEITQPAGVPSDYLKALYFDTLTHSEPALRYLVDEVGASQVVLGTDYPSDMGDDDPVRRLESYAWLSGEDRALIVSGNAQRLLGDG
- a CDS encoding tripartite tricarboxylate transporter TctB family protein, whose product is MSSAQRKDARPAEGELTPSSTEEPVEPELPPTVEDPDPTVDRRIDMAVAAAGGGIGVLLIVSSRDIHRGSVSDPIGSDGLAIVLGAWLIVGALLLIGRRLLAWRRSGNQVPSDGAGDEFGLPASPLRSFVMWAAGFGWVFLLPRVGFMVSSLLLSVFGLVAMGVRSWMKLTVVPVVFTIVMWVLFNRVFGVQYPAGPVDLFFADLIPRVRL
- a CDS encoding tripartite tricarboxylate transporter permease, which gives rise to MDLALNSLGHAVELLTHPAVLFAIAVAVVWGACCGVLPGVGSGLGIGVVVPLTFSMDAVTAVAFLVTISVAVSFSNSLPAVLLGVPASPAAFLTAIDGYALHKQGKSGLALGSTLFGAVLGQLVSIPFFVLLVVPLSTLTYTFLSPELFALYCLGLVAVVSLTGKNVIKGLMAAALGVAISLVGPDPVNAVARFSFDVPELRGGFQTIPAVLGLVTISEIIRSMRQNYNWEDILPTSKSMARFPGFRALKPIYRPVATGALIGTLIGAIPGMSGTASAVMSYQQAKLTSKTPEKFGKGSIEGVAANESAANASQAGEMVPTLGLGIPGSDSMVLVLGALMLQGFVPGPMLMQESPELLHATVAGLLGGSLLLLAFGWPLARLLLRVIHLDRRVILPLVFVVTHVGIYSLRQSLFDVIVLLGFGIIGYFMIRYGYSTAAAAIGLLLGAGFESNLRQGMLLADSSFWQFVSRPWTASILLAALALLAYGIYGTVKTTRRERAQLAAAQNQPPV
- a CDS encoding MetQ/NlpA family ABC transporter substrate-binding protein; amino-acid sequence: MNRRLTLTLATTAAAATLLAACGGGDTETASGESGDPIRIGVVGASEDYWSAFTELADEEGIDVELVNFTDYTQPNPALSQGQLDLNQFQHLQYLAAYNVSNDDDLTPIGATAIYPLGLYSQKHQSIEDIPDGGQVAIPNDETNQARALLVLQDAGLITLEGGGSSTSLPSDVVEAESKVTVTPVAAEQTAAALSSVDASVINNDFVADAGLEPKDALYQDQADSPGARPYINVWVARSDDVDNDTFQRLVELYHSPEVEDASSQASGGTAVFTDNPAGELSDILDGIQTDLAAH
- a CDS encoding methionine ABC transporter ATP-binding protein; its protein translation is MAPLISFQDVSKVFGSGAAAVRAVDGVSLDIEAGEIFGVIGYSGAGKSTLVRLVNALEAVTSGRLLVDGQDVTALRETELRRVRAGIGMVFQQFNLLNSRTVAGNVAYPLKVAGWPREKRAARVAELLDYVGIADKAKAYPRQLSGGQKQRVGIARALATSPRILLADEATSALDPDTTQDVLALLRRVNRELGVTIVVITHEMDVIRSIAHRVAVMEAGRVVEHGPVYDVFAAPRERATRRFVATTLKDRPTPEALDRLRHRHPGRMITVTIREAGVDVTASLRSHGVDGTIVFGGITEIDERPFGSLTLELSGSDEAISALIADLRGRTEVDDLGTAAVAGVRS
- a CDS encoding ABC transporter permease subunit, which encodes MNRDWSELSPILWESVRETLYIVGVTVGAGGLLGLVLGVLLYATRRGNLLENAVVFTILNVAVNVVRPIPFIIFITAVGPVTLAVVGTTIGNDAVIFAMSIMATFVTARIVEQNLVATDPGVVEAARAMGASRLRILVTVLVPEALAPLILGYTFLLIGIVDMSALAGYVGGGGLGNFAIVYGYQRFNWEVTLVTVLVIIGMVQLAQLLGNWLARKALHR
- a CDS encoding cytochrome b/b6 domain-containing protein translates to MAALVLQFTIGYGIDAVSAWVTGTDDSDSDEAAVFVHGWLGGVIVVLTLVRLAWRAGTPLPPWSSRLTDGDRRVEAWVERLMYAALFVVPASGFALLYLSGEERDVAEDREWQPPFDVVSDDTALAVHVGGHVVLYAALAVHVGLALRRRTLTRMF
- a CDS encoding DUF3291 domain-containing protein, with amino-acid sequence MRLAQVNVARLRWDLGSPHLAGFEAAVDGVNLLAEASPGFVWRLRAAHGPVPVADGDARLVVNVSVWQTYEHLHAFVYRSRHGGLVRRRASWFEPTPSPYVALWWVADGAEPTMGDALRRLDHLRRYGPAPQSFGVRRRFTPDGRPVPPRRS